AGGCTTGCCATACTTTGCTCCTTTTGAATAAACTTTTTATCAACCTCTTTATAAGATGCATTTATAAACCGCCATTCAGACGCTATGAACCCATAAGCATGGCCTGCGTCTTTGAAATTCTATCCTTCACCAGTAACACCTACAGACACATCAGGCTTTTCCAACATACCAACATCTGTGCTTTCAGGTATTTTGCTGGTATCCTTTTCTGCTGCCACTGCTTCGGTTACACCTATCTGAGACAACTCTTCAATCTTGTCATCTTTTACAATAAGAGAACGGACAATATAATCAGAAAGCTGAAAATCTCTTTTGATCATTGCTACGGCTGTATTTTTTGCATTAAAATGGATCAGCAGGTATGTACCACGCTTATGCCCCTTGATCTTGTATGCCAACTTTTTTTCACCCCATTTTTCAGTTTTCAGGATCTCCGCACCATTCTTTTGCAGGATATCATGGATATGTTTGACCACATTATCCCACTCCATACTGGCATGTGCATTATCGATTAAAAACAATCCTTCATACATCCTCAAATTCTTATCCTCCTACTTTTAATATTTTTATGAAAACTCAAAATTCCTTTATGCCTTTGCATATAAAACAACGAAAGGTACATTTAATTAAATTTATTCATGCATGCTTCGATCCCTTCAAAAATCCAGGTTCTCAGGGCCAGACAAGCCTTCTCGATAATTTTCGCTGCTACGGCTTCCTCTTCCCCTGAAAACTTGGAAAGTACATAGTTGCCTGGATCTCCTACCGGCGGGCGTCCTATCCCAACCTTTAATCGGGAAAAACCTGCGGACCCCAAACTGGCAGCAATGGATTCCAAACCTCGGTGCCCCCCGCTACCACCGTTGCGCCTGATACGTATTTTTCCCAAAGGCAAATCTAAATCATCACATACAATCATGAGGTTTTGTAACGCACATTTATACATATCCACAGCCTCCCTTACAGCAACCCCGCTCAGGTTCATAAATGTCTGCGGCTTTAAAAGTATAATTTCTTCCTGTTCCACACTCTTCTTACAAAAGAAAGACTGAAATTTTTTCTGATTACACACCATTTCAAGCTGCTGTGCAAGTCGGTCAATTATCATAAAACCACAATTGTGTCTCGTCTTTAAATACTTTTCTCCCGGATTACCCAGTCCAACAATAATCTTCATTCATACACACCACGCTAAACCTTTTTCTCCGGCTCTGCTTCTTCCCCCTCTTTCGGTTTCCTGGTAATAACCTCAGGCTCTGCCAGCAGTTCCTCTTCAGGTACGGCTTTTTTCTCCACAACCTGATGAACAGACACGACAACTGCCTCACTATCCGACGTATACTGTACACCCTCTATTTCGGGTAATTCTTTAACATGGATTGCCTTGCCCAGGCCTAATTCTGATATATTTACTTTTATCTTTTCAGGTATTGCAATTGGAAGACATTCTACTTCAATGTCTTTCCCGACATGGGTCAATACACCACCTTCTTTTACTCCAACCGATTCCCCAACCAACTCAATTGGTACTCGCAGCCTTACCCTTTCATCCAGATCAATACGCGAAAAATCCACATGAAGTACACGGTCTGTAAGATTATCATATTGTACCTCTTTTATAAGTGCAGATTCCTTCTTATTGTCAACTGTTAAACGGATCATCCTTGTTCCGGTATGCAATATACGCGCAAATTCATCTTCCTTCAGACAAAGCATCACGTTATCTTGTTTATGGCCATATAACATAGCTGGAATTTGTCCAGCCATTCTTAGTTTTTTAACTCCTTTACTTCCCTGCGTTGTCCTTTTTTCCGCTTTTAAATCGAAAATCGCCATCTATCATACTCCAAAAATATAAATTAATAAACAAAGAGGGAACTCACCGATTCGTGGCGGTGAATTCTCATAATCGCGTCCCCTAAAAGCCCAGAAATAGACAATACTTTTATTTTCCTGTCTAATCCTTTAGCTTTTTCGTTAAGGGGTATCGTATCTGTTACTACAATTTCCTTAATCGGTGCAACTGATAATTTATCCACTGCGGTACCACAAAACACCGGGTGGGTGGCACCCACATAAATATCTTTGGCACCTTTTTCTTTCAGGACGTTTGCAGCCTGAGCAATCGACCCCCCCGTGGCTATCAAATCATCGATCATTACAACATTTTTATTAGCTACATCACCTATTACAAATCCAACCTCGGTCTCTTCCGGCCCCACCCTTCGCTTATCTACAATCGCCATCTTGATTTCTAATTTCTTCGAATAATTTCTGGCCAGTTTTATACCTCCGACATCGGGCGTCACCACCACCAAATCCTCTGATTTTAACCTTTCAAAATATTTTGAAAGTACAGGAAAAGCCAGTAAGTGGTCAACCGGAATATCAAAGAATCCTTGAATTTGAGCCGCATGTAAATCCACGGTAAGCACACGGTCGGCACCCGCTTCGGTAATAAGATTTGCTACCAATTTTGCCGTTATAGGTACGCGGCCCTCATCTTTTCTGTCTTTTCTTGCATAGCCATAATATGGCAGCACAGCTGTAATACGTGCAGCCGATGCTCTCTTAAGGCAATCTATAAATACGAGCAGTTCCGTCAAATTCTCATTAACAGGCGGACATGTCGGTTGTACCAAAAACACATCGGCCCCGCGAACGTCTTCATTTACTTTCAGGTCAATTTCTCCATCAGGAAAACGGCCAACATAAGCATTTCCAAGTGGAATCGACAGGTGGTCACAAATTTTCCTTGCCAGAGCAGGATTTGCATTTCCTGAAAAAATCTTTAAATGGTTTATTTGCTCCAGTCTTCTTTTTTTATCCATTTTATCTTTCTATCTCTCACAGAAAAAACCACTACCTTTTCCCAGCATATTTCGGACATCTGTATCATCTTCTATCCTTACACCGGACTTTAAATATGCAAAAGGCCAAATACGACACAGCCGACCAGCGGCCACATTTTTGCAAATACAACCCGCCTTTTTTATTATGGGACGAAATAGCATCTCTAGGCATTCCAAAAGAGATGGTACTCTGAATACACGCCCACATTGATTTCTCTAATATTTAATTCGCCTGCACCCTCCTCACTCTCTTCGATAATTCCATTAATATATTCACGGACATCACTACCCACTCAACTATTTCCTTATCCTTACATCCTATTCAAACAGGCGGTTAAGAATTACTACATCTGTATTAGCTCAGCATGCGCAGCAACCAACCTTTTCACTGCCTGTGGCTTAACAAGAGGAGATTCCCCTTTTAATGCCACGACAACACCGTTTATATCCGAAAGAAAATGCCTTACAACCATGAGCATGCACCATTCCTAATTGCTCTTACTGCTCTACAATTTAACCGGCAACCCCTTCAAGAAACCCGCTGTGGTTTTTCCCATCTTTATCCTCTTTAAAAAAGAAGACACAAAATCACCGAGCGTTATTTTTTTCCTATATAAAATACAATGGCTACCCGGGGAGGACTCGAACCTCCAATGAGAGAACCAAAATCTCTAGTGTTACCATTACACCACCGGGTAGCATCCACTTCAGGAGATTTATATATAGAAAACTCCTGTACGACCTTTTTATTCTACCACCAATACCGCCCCTTTGTCAGCAGAAGTTACACATTTTGCATATCTCGCCAACAAACCCCGCATTACCTTCGGCTTGGGCGGTACCCATTTTGCCTTGCGCTTTACGAGCACTTCTTCCGGAACATTTAAATCCAATCTTCGTTTGGGAATGTCTATAATTATTTCGTCTCCATCCTCTACCAACGCGAGAGGGCCACCAACCATAGCCTCCGGGGATACATGCCCGATACACGGCCCCTGCGTACCACCTGAAAAGCGCCCATCTGTAATCAACGCCACAGACTCCCCCAAACCCATACCAACAAGCGCAGCGGTAGGAGACAACATCTCTCTCATTCCGGGCCCCCCACGTGGCCCTTCATAACGTATCACCACAACCATACCACTACTGATCTGCGAACCCATAATAGCCGCCATTGCAGTTTCTTCACTATCGAATACCTTCGCCGCACCCCTGAATTTCATCATCTTCTCGGATACTGCGGTCTGCTTAACCACAGCGCCATCAGGCGATAAACTTCCATACAAAACAGCAATTCCACCTTCCTTATGGTAAGCCCCTTCTTTTGTTCTGATAACATCTTCATCATAAACTTCCGCTGCCCTTGCAATTTCTTTTATACTTAAACCACTAATCGTTGCACAGTCGTTCAAGCCGTCACACAAACGTTTCATGACCGCAGGGATACCCCCTGCATAATATAGGTCCTCTAATAAATATTCACCCCCTGGCTGTAAGCTTGTTATGTGAGGAGTCCTCGCGCTGATGGAATCACACAACTTTAAATCAACTTCTACCCCTGCCTCTTTTGCAATTGCCGGTATATGTAAACAGGAATTGGTAGAACCACCAAGTGCCATATCAACCATTATGGCATTCTCAAACGCTTCCCGAGTCATAATCTTCCTGGCAGTAATACCTTTCCTGACCAACTCAACCGCCTGCTGCCCGCTTTTATAAGCAATTCGTTCCTTTTCCGAAGAAATTGCCAGAGATGCGGCACATCTTGGTAACGACATCCCTAATGCCTCTGACACACAGGCCATAGTATTTGCGGTATAGAGCCCCTGACATGAACCCGGCCCAGGACAAGCATCCATCTCCAGACAAGACAATTCTTCGTCATCAATCTCCCCTTTGCGCCTTCTTCCAACTGCCTCAAAGGTGTCTTTCACCAACGACAACTTCTGCTTACCATAGCGCCCAGAGACCATAGGACCCGCAGTCACGACAATTCCAGGGATATCCAGCCTGGCAACCCCCATCAACATGCCCGGTGTAATCTTGTCACAATTTGTCAGCATTACCAATCCGTCTAAACAGTGAGCACTCACCACACACTCAATGATATCAGCGATAAGATCTCTTGAAGCAAGGGAATAATGCATGCCGGCATGACCCATCGCAATCCCATCACAAATGCCTGGAACACCAAAAATAAAGCTAACGCCTCCACCCGCATGAATCCCCTTTTCGATTGCCCTCTCAAGCGACCTCATGTGCACATGGCCTGGGATAAGATCTGTAAAGCTGCTCGCAATTCCAATGAACGGCTTACCTAAATCTTCCCTGCTTAAACCCGTTGCATACAAAAGAGCTCGTGCCGGAACGCGTTCAATTCCCTTTGTAATTTTATCACTTCGCAAAGACGTATTTACCTTTCTTATCAGATGTAACCTATTACCAATATGTAATATTAAGCCTTTTCATTATATCGAAAAGCTTTGTATTGTCAAATCAAAACTCTCACACCCCTGGTTGGATTTTGCCTGACTTCCTCTCGATATTAGGACGAAAATACCGATCCCATCCCTTTTGTTAAAAGCGAATTGCAGACAATGAAGTACCAGAATACTATAAAGGATAACAGGGAGAACGCTTTAAGAGGTCAATTTTAATACACAAATCAACACACTATTCAAACCGTTGTCACCACACAAAGGCCTGCCATGCACTTCTGTATCCGGAAAAGACATATCTGAAAAAATCAGGAGATTTTTTCTCATATGAGAAAACTTGTTGTTATAAAAATTTAGTGACTGAAAAGACAATTTGTGATATTATATTTTTTTATGAAATTATCGAACTATTTTCTTTTTACCTTCGATTTTTACTTGTTCGACCCATGAAAATTTTCATTCTATAAACTTTTGAAAAAATACTAAGGAGTTTTATGAATCATACCGAGCAAATAGGATTATCTCAGGTCAAAAAGGCCGGGCTGCACAGAAGGCTTTACGACTGGACTATGCACTGGGCTCATACCCCTTATGGAACTATTGCCCTTTTTGCATTAGCTTTTTGCGAATCCTCCTTTTTCCCGATCCCTCCTGACGTGCTCTTGATGGCACTTGCATTCTCGGTTCCCAAAAAATCTTTCAAATACGCTGCAATCTGTTCGCTAGGCTCAGTTTTAGGTGGCTGTTTTGGTTATTTTATTGGATACCAATTCTTTGAATATGTAGGATTGCCGATCCTTAATTTTTATGGCATTATGGACAAATTCAACTTTGTCAAAGAGAAATATAACGCCAACGCTTTCGCTGCTGTATCTGTCGCCGGATTTACCCCAATTCCTTACAAACTCTTTACCATTGCGGCAGGGGTATGCAAGATCAATCCATGGACATTCATCGTAGCCTCAACAGTCAGCCGATCGGGAAGGTTTTTCATTGTGGCTGGCCTTGTTTATCTTTTTGGACCAAAAATCAAGGAATTCATTGATAAGTACTTTAATATCATCTCTATTGTATTTGTAGTATTACTGATTGCGGGCTTTTTCGTCGTCAAATTATTCAAATAAGGGAATATACCAATGAAAACAGCACCCCCATTCGTCATTCTCTTAATGATCATATTATCCACTGCAGTATTGTTTGCCCAAACGGAACCTGGGCAGGTTTGGGAAGCACAAGCGGCAGGACGCTTTTATCCCGGTAATGAAACTGCTTTGAAGGATCAAATAAATACCTTTTTTAAAAACGCCCACAAACAAACATCAAAAGGAAAACCCATTGCCCTTATTTCACCGCATGCGGGATACCAATACTCTGGCCAAGTAGCAGCTTACGGATATCATGCAATTAAAGATTTTGGGTTTACAAGGGTTATTATCCTTTCGCCCAGTCATTTTAAAAGCGGCAAGCGATTTCGAGGCGCCTCTATTCTTAATGTAAACAACTTTAAAACACCTCTAGGGCTCATTCCTGTTGATCAGGAGGCATGTAAACAACTCATAGATACTTCCGACACATCATCAAATGAGGCGCACAAAACAACACTCTTCGGTTCTTATGAAGGCGCTTATCAGGGAGAGCATTCACTGGAAACCCAATTACCTTTCTTACAAATGTCTCTAAAAACCTTTAAATTGGTTCCTATCATGGTAGGTATATTAATACACGATGATTTCGAACGTGTTGCAAAAGCAATACGGCCTCTGATAGATGATAAAACTATCGTAGTGGTAAGTTCTGATTTTACCCATTATGGTGAAGGGTACGGTTACGTTCCTTTCAGAAAAAACATCGAAAAAAATATTAAAGCCCTTGACTATGGCACATTTGACAAAATCCTGAATAAAGACTTTGAAGGACTTAAGTCCTACCGAAAGGAGACTGGAATAAATGCTTGTGGAATAATGCCGATCGAATTGCTTTTGAAATTATTACCTGATAATGCATCGGGAGAAATTCTAAACTACGATACCTCCGGGCGCCAATCAGGGGACTTTTCCTTTTCTGTAAGTTATGCCTCCATTCTATTCACAAAACCTTCAGAGGCCAAATCAGGGCTGCATATTCCAAAGAGAGACCAGACTAATAACCAACAATTCTTTTTAACCAGCGATGAAAAGGCATTCTTACTATCTCTGGCCCGAAATACTCTGGAGATCTACACAAAAACTGGCGCTTCTCCAAAACTAGATCAGGTAAACGACAAATTAACCCTGAGATTAAAAGAAAAATACGGAGTTTTTGTAACATTAAAAAAATCTGGCGAATTGCGTGGTTGTATTGGACACATAATACCCAGAACTTCCCTCTTTCAGGGCGTTATTGAAAACACAATCAACTCCTCTTCAAACGACAGGAGATTTCCCCCTGTAGACGCTAAGGAGGTCTCTGATATCACCATAGAAATTTCGGTTTTAAGCCACCTGAAAAAGATACATAGACCTGCAGAATTTACAGCAGGCAAAGATGGAATTATCATTCGCAAAGGACATGCTAGCGCCGTATTCCTTCCGCAAGTTGCAGTGGAACAAGGATGGGATAGGGCAGAAACATTGTGCCGCCTTTGTGAAAAAGCAGGGTTATCACGCGATGCATGGAAAGATGAAGGCATGGAATTTTATGTTTTTACCGCAGACGTATTTCATGAAGCAGAAAAAACCTGAAACATGCTTCTTTTAAAACTTATTTTTTGTTTTCCATCAAGTTTTAATACTGAAAATACTTATTTCTTTGGACGAACAAGCCAAAAAAATCCTTTTAGACATCGCCAGAAAGAGCATCGAGGCTGCTGTAAAACAGAAACCCAAACCAGACTTTTCTTGTGATCATGCAGACCTCCAGGGAAGACAGGGGGTTTTTGTCACCTTGAAAACTCACGGGCAACTCCGCGGCTGTATAGGTCGTTTCGTATCTGATATGCCTCTTTATCAATCAGTTTCTGAAATAGCAATTTCTTCGGCAACGGAAGATCCCCGATTTGAATTCAACCGGATCAAACCTGCAGAGTTAGACCATCTGGAGATTGAGATCTCTGTGTTATCCCCGCTAAAGCCAATTGACAACCCACTCGATTTTGACCTTGGGAAACAGGGTATATTTATCAAAAAAGGCTTACACGTTGGATGTTTCTTGCCTCAGGTAGCGGCAGAAACTGGCTGGAGTAAAGAAGAATTTTTGTCCCATTGTTGCGCGAGCAAAGCAGGTTTACCCGCCACTGCATGGAAACAGAAAGATGTGGAGATTTATACCTTCACCACAGAGACAATCGAAGAAAAAAAATAATCTTTTGCTTTTTCTGTTATTAAAATATGCGACGGGTATAATAAAAATTACCGGATTGCAAAAATCACTAATCCATCGCAAGATCAGTCACCTCTTTTTCTCGACGATACGCCCCACATAGAAAATCATTCCACCAATGAATAAAAGAAGAATTTCCAGTTTCATAGAGTCCTTCGCAATACCAAAGTAAAGGGCATCGAGTACAACTATAATACCAATGATTTGTAAGATTTTAGCGATGCTCATTCAAATATCTCTCTAATGTTCCTTTCGCACTTCGTGAAAGTACGCGCAATATGATACCTATGATCCAAAATCAGTAAGAGCCGATATGACCTTTGAAGCAACACTGATGGTTGTTTTTTCGTGCCAGATCTCTTGAATACTGCCCTTCACATTATCTTTTCAGCAATTTCTATCGCCTTTAACAATCCTTTAGCTTTATTTAAAGTTTCTTCATATTCCCGTTCTGGTATAGAATCTGCCACAATTCCAGCGCCTGCCTGAATATAGGCATCGGTACCCTTCAATAAAATCGTTCGTATTGTTATGCAAGTATTTATGTTGCCAAAAAAATCGAAATATCCCACCGCGCCCCCGTACGGCCCGCGCTTTGTCGGCTCAATTTCATCAATAATCTGCATAGCCCTTATTTTGGGCGCCCCAGAAAGAGTACCAGCCGGCAAACATGCCTTCAATGAATCAAACGCACTTTTTCCTGCCTCCAATTCACCGCATACACTGGAAGTAATGTGCATCACATGTGAATATTTTTCAATCACCATCTTTTCATCAATATGCACACTGCCATAACGCGACACCCTTCCCACATCATTCCTTCCCAGATCCAAAAGCATAATGTGCTCTGCTCGCTCTTTGGGGTCGGCAATCAATTCCTGGGCAAAATACGTATCCTCCATATCATCTTTTCCCCTTCTCCTTGTTCCAGCAATAGGCCTTACGACAATTTTCTTCCCATCGACCTTCACCATAACTTCAGGAGATGACCCAATAAGCTTCAGGTTATTCATTTTCAGATAAAACATGTAGGGAGAAGGATTGATCACTCGCAAAACGCGATAAATGTTAAATGGGTCAGCATTCGTCTGTGTCTTAAATCGCTGAGAGATAACCACCTGAAATACATCCCCAGCACGAATATATTCCTTACACCGCTCTACCGCCCTGAGAAAATCAGTTTTTTCAAAGTTTGAAGAAAACGAGATACTAATTTCCTTCTCTGTCGTGATGTCATCGCTTAAAGACATCACGGGTGTTCGTACTTTTTCAATAATGCGGTCAATTTTATTAATTGCTTCAGCATACATGTTTTCCAGAAGCTCCCCGTCAATTTTTGCAGTACAAACGACCTTCATGGTTTTTGTCAAATGATCGAATATGATAACTGAATCATAAAACATAACCTGAATGTCTGGAATCAATAAATCGTTCTTTGGTGTATTAGGTAATGACTCATAATACCGTATCGTGTCGTATCCAACATATCCTACCCCGCAGCAGAAAAAATTAGGCAAACCGTCCACCTGCACGGGGATAAATGACTTCATCTCCTTATTCAGAACCTCCAGGGGGTCTTGTGCGTGGAATACTTCTTTCCCCTTGTCTCCCTGTTTTATCTCAATCCGAGACCCAAAACAGGTAAATTCTAAAAACGGATTTGTACCAAGGAAAGAATATCTGGAAATCTTTTCTCCACCCGCCGCGCTTTCGAGCAAAAAGGCATATCCTGTATCTGAAATCTTTTGGAATGCAGAGACCGGTGTAAGGGTATCTGCAAACAATTGTCTGTAAACGGGTATAATATTGCCTTTTGCAGACAATTGTTTGAACTCTTCAAAGGTCGGATAATAACGATTTACCATTTCCATAATTTTTTCAAAAAAAATGGGTGTTGCTAAAGCAACACCCATTATGCATCATATTAAAAAGACTACAACGCCAAACAACTATTGCCGACAGAAAACAAACGACAATCTTTCACACTTTAAAATGTGACTGTAGTCTGCAAGTATCCCCAGCTCGTATCAATGTCATCTATGTTATCTTCAATCCAGTCCTCAGCCTTGAAGAAGGAATAACCAGCAAGGATACCTATGTTTTTATACAATTGATAGCTTACAGTCAGATCAATTTCTTGAGCTAGATCATTCTCATCATCATCATAGCCTGCGCCAGGCCGAGGGATGGCCAAGGCTCCGCTAGCAAGATACCAACCGTCTTCCTCTTGAGCAAGCAAATAGTAGTGGTAGTCCACCTGCACGGTCAACTTATTCGTTGGCACAACCTTTACATTCGCCCTGAAGTCATGCATGTTCTGCCAGGAAAGTAAATCGATGAACCCATAGTTACCCTGCCAGTGGTTTGTAGGATAAAGGTTATCAAAGGTTTCATGGTCGTTATCATCTTGATCATCATCACCGGATGCGTAATCATATTCAATACCAAAACGTGGCGTCCATGCCAACTCTTTAAACGTATACCCAGCCCTACCAGCAAATGCCCAAGCCTTTTGATTCTGATCACCATAATCACCAAACTGACCATGTGACTCAAGTGTATAATCTATAGCATCGAGGTTGGGAACCTTTCCGTCAATTCTTACACCGACATCATGGATTTCGATAGGACCGTCGCCCGGTGCCGCATAACCACTTCCTGTGGCGACATTCGCTAAAGTATCCTGGTCGTTTTTATGAATATACATCAATTCCAACAACGCCCCTGGAACCAGCTTTTTAAATGCCAACTGGGCTGCATATGCAGTTTCATCTGAGCTATCGTCGCCATCTGTGGCAAAAAGCCCATCCTCATCTACCTTTACAGCAAACGTTTCAGCATGAATGGCATCGGTATCCCACATTATCCTGCCACCATCGAATACACGGCCTACGTTTGACCATACAAAGTTACCGATAACCCTGTGATCACCCCAGATGATTTCTTGACGGCCAACCCTCACAGTTAAAGGAAGATCAAAAAGCTGTTTTATATCAAAATACCCTTGGTGAAGATCAAAAATGCTATTTTCTACGCCTGGATTTGCAAACCCAACAGTGGTTCCTTCAGCACCAAACACCCTTGCATCTTGAAGCTGAAT
The Candidatus Brocadia sp. DNA segment above includes these coding regions:
- the rpsF gene encoding 30S ribosomal protein S6: MYEGLFLIDNAHASMEWDNVVKHIHDILQKNGAEILKTEKWGEKKLAYKIKGHKRGTYLLIHFNAKNTAVAMIKRDFQLSDYIVRSLIVKDDKIEELSQIGVTEAVAAEKDTSKIPESTDVGMLEKPDVSVGVTGEG
- a CDS encoding aminoacyl-tRNA hydrolase; the encoded protein is MKIIVGLGNPGEKYLKTRHNCGFMIIDRLAQQLEMVCNQKKFQSFFCKKSVEQEEIILLKPQTFMNLSGVAVREAVDMYKCALQNLMIVCDDLDLPLGKIRIRRNGGSGGHRGLESIAASLGSAGFSRLKVGIGRPPVGDPGNYVLSKFSGEEEAVAAKIIEKACLALRTWIFEGIEACMNKFN
- a CDS encoding 50S ribosomal protein L25, whose amino-acid sequence is MAIFDLKAEKRTTQGSKGVKKLRMAGQIPAMLYGHKQDNVMLCLKEDEFARILHTGTRMIRLTVDNKKESALIKEVQYDNLTDRVLHVDFSRIDLDERVRLRVPIELVGESVGVKEGGVLTHVGKDIEVECLPIAIPEKIKVNISELGLGKAIHVKELPEIEGVQYTSDSEAVVVSVHQVVEKKAVPEEELLAEPEVITRKPKEGEEAEPEKKV
- a CDS encoding ribose-phosphate pyrophosphokinase, with amino-acid sequence MDKKRRLEQINHLKIFSGNANPALARKICDHLSIPLGNAYVGRFPDGEIDLKVNEDVRGADVFLVQPTCPPVNENLTELLVFIDCLKRASAARITAVLPYYGYARKDRKDEGRVPITAKLVANLITEAGADRVLTVDLHAAQIQGFFDIPVDHLLAFPVLSKYFERLKSEDLVVVTPDVGGIKLARNYSKKLEIKMAIVDKRRVGPEETEVGFVIGDVANKNVVMIDDLIATGGSIAQAANVLKEKGAKDIYVGATHPVFCGTAVDKLSVAPIKEIVVTDTIPLNEKAKGLDRKIKVLSISGLLGDAIMRIHRHESVSSLFVY
- the ilvD gene encoding dihydroxy-acid dehydratase; translation: MRSDKITKGIERVPARALLYATGLSREDLGKPFIGIASSFTDLIPGHVHMRSLERAIEKGIHAGGGVSFIFGVPGICDGIAMGHAGMHYSLASRDLIADIIECVVSAHCLDGLVMLTNCDKITPGMLMGVARLDIPGIVVTAGPMVSGRYGKQKLSLVKDTFEAVGRRRKGEIDDEELSCLEMDACPGPGSCQGLYTANTMACVSEALGMSLPRCAASLAISSEKERIAYKSGQQAVELVRKGITARKIMTREAFENAIMVDMALGGSTNSCLHIPAIAKEAGVEVDLKLCDSISARTPHITSLQPGGEYLLEDLYYAGGIPAVMKRLCDGLNDCATISGLSIKEIARAAEVYDEDVIRTKEGAYHKEGGIAVLYGSLSPDGAVVKQTAVSEKMMKFRGAAKVFDSEETAMAAIMGSQISSGMVVVIRYEGPRGGPGMREMLSPTAALVGMGLGESVALITDGRFSGGTQGPCIGHVSPEAMVGGPLALVEDGDEIIIDIPKRRLDLNVPEEVLVKRKAKWVPPKPKVMRGLLARYAKCVTSADKGAVLVVE
- a CDS encoding DedA family protein: MNHTEQIGLSQVKKAGLHRRLYDWTMHWAHTPYGTIALFALAFCESSFFPIPPDVLLMALAFSVPKKSFKYAAICSLGSVLGGCFGYFIGYQFFEYVGLPILNFYGIMDKFNFVKEKYNANAFAAVSVAGFTPIPYKLFTIAAGVCKINPWTFIVASTVSRSGRFFIVAGLVYLFGPKIKEFIDKYFNIISIVFVVLLIAGFFVVKLFK
- the amrB gene encoding AmmeMemoRadiSam system protein B is translated as MKTAPPFVILLMIILSTAVLFAQTEPGQVWEAQAAGRFYPGNETALKDQINTFFKNAHKQTSKGKPIALISPHAGYQYSGQVAAYGYHAIKDFGFTRVIILSPSHFKSGKRFRGASILNVNNFKTPLGLIPVDQEACKQLIDTSDTSSNEAHKTTLFGSYEGAYQGEHSLETQLPFLQMSLKTFKLVPIMVGILIHDDFERVAKAIRPLIDDKTIVVVSSDFTHYGEGYGYVPFRKNIEKNIKALDYGTFDKILNKDFEGLKSYRKETGINACGIMPIELLLKLLPDNASGEILNYDTSGRQSGDFSFSVSYASILFTKPSEAKSGLHIPKRDQTNNQQFFLTSDEKAFLLSLARNTLEIYTKTGASPKLDQVNDKLTLRLKEKYGVFVTLKKSGELRGCIGHIIPRTSLFQGVIENTINSSSNDRRFPPVDAKEVSDITIEISVLSHLKKIHRPAEFTAGKDGIIIRKGHASAVFLPQVAVEQGWDRAETLCRLCEKAGLSRDAWKDEGMEFYVFTADVFHEAEKT
- the amrA gene encoding AmmeMemoRadiSam system protein A — translated: MKILISLDEQAKKILLDIARKSIEAAVKQKPKPDFSCDHADLQGRQGVFVTLKTHGQLRGCIGRFVSDMPLYQSVSEIAISSATEDPRFEFNRIKPAELDHLEIEISVLSPLKPIDNPLDFDLGKQGIFIKKGLHVGCFLPQVAAETGWSKEEFLSHCCASKAGLPATAWKQKDVEIYTFTTETIEEKK
- the trpE gene encoding anthranilate synthase component I; translation: MVNRYYPTFEEFKQLSAKGNIIPVYRQLFADTLTPVSAFQKISDTGYAFLLESAAGGEKISRYSFLGTNPFLEFTCFGSRIEIKQGDKGKEVFHAQDPLEVLNKEMKSFIPVQVDGLPNFFCCGVGYVGYDTIRYYESLPNTPKNDLLIPDIQVMFYDSVIIFDHLTKTMKVVCTAKIDGELLENMYAEAINKIDRIIEKVRTPVMSLSDDITTEKEISISFSSNFEKTDFLRAVERCKEYIRAGDVFQVVISQRFKTQTNADPFNIYRVLRVINPSPYMFYLKMNNLKLIGSSPEVMVKVDGKKIVVRPIAGTRRRGKDDMEDTYFAQELIADPKERAEHIMLLDLGRNDVGRVSRYGSVHIDEKMVIEKYSHVMHITSSVCGELEAGKSAFDSLKACLPAGTLSGAPKIRAMQIIDEIEPTKRGPYGGAVGYFDFFGNINTCITIRTILLKGTDAYIQAGAGIVADSIPEREYEETLNKAKGLLKAIEIAEKIM